In the genome of Panulirus ornatus isolate Po-2019 chromosome 7, ASM3632096v1, whole genome shotgun sequence, the window tccagcacatccatcctcctgcgcacaactctatccatagcccacgcctcgcaaccatacaacattgttggaaccactattctttcaaacatatccatttttgctttccgagataatgttcttgacttccacacattcttcaacgctcccagaatttttgcccccctcccccaccctatgattcacttccgcttccatggttccatccgctgccagatccactcccagatatctaaaacactttacttcctccagtttttctccattcaaacttacctcccaattgacttgaccctcaaccctactgtacctaatgaccttgctcttattcacatttactcttaactttcttctttcacacactttaccaaactcagtcaccagcttctgcagtttctcacacgaatcagccaccagcgctgtatcatcagcgaacaacaactgactcacttcccaagctctctcatccccaacagactgcatacttgcccctctttccaaaactcttgcattcacctccctaacaaccccatccataaacaaattaaacaaccatggagacatcacacacccctgctgcaaacctacattcactaagaaccaatcactttcctctcttcctacacgtacacatgccttacatcctcgataaaaacttttcactgcttctaacaacttgcctcccacaccatatattcttagtaccttccacagagcatctctatcaactctatcatatgccttctccagatccataaatgctacatacaaatccatttgcttttctaagtatttctcacatacattcttcaaagcaaacacctgattcacacatcctctaccacttctgaaaccacactgctcttccccaatctgcaaTATAACTGACAAAttcaaaaagaaatatttcttcaTGGGATTACCTTTTATCTTTCATGATTCTTTGGCAACATATACATAACAGCCCTATCTACATGTACATTTCTTTTACTTCAAACTATCTCCAAATTGCAAGTAGTATACATTTTcagttttttcttattttcctttcacTCTTTCCCTTAAAAAAGGCATTCAAATAGGACTTTTCTTCATCCTGTTTCTGGTACAACCTCATTAATTTGGGAAACTACTAAAACAAgtatcaaagaaaagaaagatattacaAATATTCAGGATTTATAGTTAAAACTACATAAAGAATGTTTCTTTACATCAAATAACTTTATGGTGATGAATTCATGCTGCTCAAGCCTATCAagatttcaaaaagaaaatacagatatAATTCATGCAGTTAGAATAGTGTGCAAAAAGATACACGCATAGTTAGAATGATGTGCAAAAAGATAACTTATCACTATGTTTCCTTCATTTCATTCCAATTTATACAGTTAATCATACCACGAGGGATTAATCCTCCGTAATTCACACATTCGTTTTTACTCCCTTAAAATTAATAGGGAAGTCACGAATTTTTCTCAATCATCTGTAACTATCACATTTCCATGATATTACACACTTTCCACACATTGTAAATTCACTGTTATTGTATAGGAAAAAATGTAGAAGGCATGACAGATCACCGAGAAACACAACTGTCGAAAAAGGGAGAATTCACGATCAATTACAGACACACCAACAAAAGATGAAGCAAAATGAGACAATAAAGTGAAGAGAGAAAACTGAACTAGGGAACCTTGGAGATCAGACTACAATGCTAAATTCTGTCATAGATTTCACAATATTATGAGCTAATACAAATGATCTCCAAGAATTTCTGAGGTTAAGACTGAACTTCTGTAACAATGGATCTCACCATGCAAAagtcatactgatgatcagagagacgaTCAAGACTCAAGGTGCTaaggaaatgaatgatgaaattattaAGACTGGACAGAGTAGAAATCACTGCACTTGGACGAACGTTACAATGGTCACCTTCTTTGGTTGAAGCTGGAATCATGCAAGTTTCCAAGAGGTGCACTGAGGTGAGAGAATGTTGGTTATTAAAGATGGGATTCGATGCAAAAAATACAACTGAAAAGAACTATTTGTCAGAAGGAAACAAAGAATCatagaaatgaagaaatgaaaaatgttaaAATATGTAGGTTGTGAGGGGTATCTTTGCCTAAAAACCAGAAGAGACCTAGATGAATAAGACCAAGTCTTataagttgtaggtaggaacaaaaggtgggagcattaggtagaaatagtaagtTGAAATAtaagaggaacatcaggtaggagcctctgtaaacaatgagcaagagttgccctctgtcagtggcatgtttagggtgaggtactaaaggctaagaagccatttgccatggccacccccttgagggagttctcaaaGGAAATAGTAgtcagatatacagacagatatacagatagaatAAGATCATCATTAATCACAACCTGCTTCCCCTCAGGATCAATTTCTTTATCTGCTCTTTCTAGTTCCTTTATGCAGGAATCTTTTACCTTCTCCATCATTTCTTGGCACATATGCAACTgtcataattcaataatgccatAATTGAACTTCAAAGTCAGTAAGGGATCTCAACATCAATTCAAAACTATATTTGAGTTTCAAAATCAGAAATATACAATTCATGCATCTCCGATAAAACAACACAACTTTTCACACACCTTCCTTGTTTTGAATGCTTGACATACCTGATCTCACAGCCCTCAAACTACTCTAGTTAGATATTATACTACCTCTAAAAGAACAGAGAAAAACAGACAAGGATAACCTTCAAATTTGAAAGTTGGGAATTTGGTCATGTCGaccccaggaccaccaccatACTGACGGGCAACCTTGCTTAATTCCTGTTCCAGCTCCCTCTCAACCTCAGGGGTAGCATCTACTAGCTTTCCACCGGCAGCCCTGAAAGAAAATTTCACAATTACAATACTATATGTACCTTATGGAAGTTATAATACTTTTAACACCATATCTACTACAGATAAAGGCTTTACTGATTACTATATGATAGCCTTCTGCACATTCCACTACTGTAATGTATAACTTTGTTACATCTTATCATATATTTCTTCCAAATATGTCAAAATCTGTAATTCCAAGAAAAACTGACAGATGAAAGAAGAATGCACTATACAAAGCTTACCCTGTGGAAAACTTGCCCTCTTGTGATGAATACAATCACCTCCTATGACACTCCAAATGAGATATGAAACTTGGATTACAATCCATGATTATTTCCAAGATATGATGCTTGCTTTTACTATCCAAAAATATTTCCAAAGTCACCTGAAATACACTCTGCTTTCCCTGTCTAAACAGGAATTATTTCGCCATTAAATTATCAAAGAATGGTATTTTCCTCTGGTAAATGCAGGATAACACAATCACAAAAAACAATGGCAGATGTAAATATCAAATTATGTATCAGTGAATAAAATCTCGCAAGTTACCGCAAACATATGGACAAAAATACCTTAAGAAGATATGGCACTCAAGTGTATTTCATCTTCCATACCATATCTTCTATAcattagatttagaaaaagaatGATGGGTTGAACTTTAGGCATTCTATGCTACTCCTGATGCACTGTGACTGGTGAAGACAATGCACCACTAAAAACAAGTCTGTGTTTGATCCACCCCAGCAAAATGGGAGAGAACTGTGACAACATCATGTTCTTTCAATTCTCAAAATGCTATAATCTGTTGTTATATGTTGATGTCTGCAAATGCAAATGAAAaaattcttttgtattttttACAGAGTTTTACAAAAATCATTCAAGAGTTTCAAAGGCTTCAATATTAAGGCAAATATATAAATCTTGGTGTCATGGAATTGTAATGCAAGACTGGGTGGTGTAATAAATGAAGGTCAATTAGGTAGCATAGGTTCCTATTCAAATGAAAATGTGGACAAGGTAAGGAATATGTCCTACATGTACTACCTGTTTTCAGTTTCTTaacaatccatctatctatctggtttgtagcagggatgtgtgatgttagcCTGGTTGTTTgcattgtttatggatgtggtggtgagaggggtaaATGTTTAAGTCttgaagagaagggcaagtatgcagtctttaagAGATGAgtgggcctgagaagtgagtcaaatgttgttTGCAGATGTCGATGAGAGTCAGTAGAGGCTGATGTTGGCACACAAACTAAGAAATCCCAACTCATTATGAAGTAACTTTTGACCACTCCTTAGCAAGACATGTTATGCTTGGTTTTATGTGCTGCTAAGGATGGATAAGCCATAACTTGTCTTGCAATCACCTTATGGGTCTTAAGACACACTGATATTGGCCTTCCAGACTTAGAAAGAGGAGCTGGTAAAATGAACTCCCCTAATACCCAACACCACTTCACCAACCTTTGAACAGGTATGAATGTGCCAATTCTGAGAGCATAACCATGAACTAATTTAAACAATGAAGTTAAATGGTGTTGAGAACTGTCTTAACTGGATCAAGTTTTCTAGTTTCTCAACTACAATAAAATTAAACTCTTTAAGAAGCACAATGTTAAGCAAGGATTGCTTGTGCAGGCTATGAGCAACTTTTTCATGtcaaaggctccagtcaaggagaaaagtactaatcaaggCCCCTATATGAAACACAAAAATGGGGCTAAGGACAGAGAagtacttcctccacctccttgtcTTGTCATCCTAAATAATAAACAactcaaaataagaaaataatgggTAACAAAAAAAGTACAGACGGGAAACTAAAATGCATATAATGCATGCAGACAGTAGTTAAAACTAACCTGGCAGCCCAGCTTTACTGAAGcaaagaccagcaatcctgacacagAGGGTCTAAAAGCTTTCAGCCACTAGTTTAAATCTCATCACTCAAAATAGCAGTATCTTTCATTCCCATAAATACTCAAATAATAAATGAACTTGTATACTCATCTAAAAAGTATTGCATATCACATAATCTCGGTAGCTCATGAAAAAACTACAGCACAAAGAGTACaggcattgaatatcctttcttAATAATATTTCATAAATGTAATCCCTCACTGATGGGGATCTGAAGTTCCCCATTTACCCAACAACATAGTTTTCCTCATAATTCCTACTGTCCTTATTCTAACTTTATTGTTTTTAATTGGAACGGTAACCCTTAGTCTGCCATATTCATATTTCTCCTGGCACATGAGAGATGACTGATTTACATACTTAATAGCATTCATAACACTGCTGATTTCTTCAGCAGATGTGCAAGTCATTTCTGCTGCATCCAGGTCCATTTGAGGATGCAGTGACTGATGGCCAAATTACTTTTAGAAGATTTTGTACAGAGCACTCTCCTAGGAGGGGTGGAAAAGACCAGCTACATGACACTCATGGGGTGAAATGAATTTCATTCTCTTGAGGGCCTTGGAATGAAAAAAAGAGTACAATTCTCAGCAACTAGCCTACTTACTTGCTCTTTTTGctgtattcatgaattttgtcAACAAACAGCTGCTGGATGGGGTCAGCAGCTTTCTTCATCAATACGGCAGATGCCCCATAATTTCGACGCAATGCAGTGTGCAAATACCTCAGCTTTGGAATGGTCCTGGTCACAATCATCCTGTCAAAATACAAATACTACAACTGAGGTGAATCTGCTGCATGCATCATAAAGCCAATGCTACTAGGCAAGCACTTCTTATATACTAGTGTGCCTGCAAAATCATAATCCTTGGCTCGCAAATATACCCAAAGTAATTGTAGCTCAATCAAAATATACTTTACCTCAAAAAGTAAAGCCTGGATTAGGATAACACAAATCTATGATGTActacagaggtggagagaaaggcATAAACATTTCTGGG includes:
- the ATPsynCF6 gene encoding ATP synthase-coupling factor 6, mitochondrial; the encoded protein is MIVTRTIPKLRYLHTALRRNYGASAVLMKKAADPIQQLFVDKIHEYSKKSKAAGGKLVDATPEVERELEQELSKVARQYGGGPGVDMTKFPTFKFEDPVIDPVA